The genomic region CGGCGACTGTCAACCCAGCGGGTTAAAATCGTCGACCGGCATCACCGAGTAGTCGACGGAGAGGACGTCCTTGGTGGCCCGAATCTTCCCGACGAACGTCGAGATGTCCTCGAGTTCCCCCTCTAAGACGAACAGCTCCATGCAGTAGTGATCGCCGACGTGACTGTGGAAGTTCGAGGCGACCAGGTCCTCGTGTTCGTGGCGAAGGTGCATCATCTGCTCTTCGACTGCCGTCGTCTCGTAGTCGAACAGAACGGTCACGATACCCATCAGCTCGCGCTCTTCGAGCCGCGTGTCTTCGAACTCTCCGAGGAGATTCCGGGAAGCCTCGCGAACGACCTCGCTGCGACCGGTGTAGCCGTGGTCCTCGGCGAACTGATCGAGACGTTCGAGGAGTTCATCCGGCATCGAAACGCTGACGACTGCCATATAATAATTCAATCCCGTTCGAGTATTAAGGCTTATCATCGACTGGGTCCCGCCTCGTCTCCCATCCGTGTGTCGACGACACATACTGACTGCTCACCAACAGCTATATACCCATCCCTGCTATTCCTCCGAGCAACCGGTGTACGACGTGGGCTCGTTTATTACCTCGAACCGACTGCGGTTCGCTGCTTCGCTTACTGGATTTGCGGTCGTCGGAGCGGCGCAGACGGCGACTGGTGGGGTTTTGGTCGTTCTCGTGACAACCCTGCTCGCAGTCACGGCAATCTACGGGGTCGCTCAGTATGCAACGCGGATCTCTCGACGACAGCTCGCGATCCGTTCGCTCGGCCTCTGGGTCGCTTTCCTCGCGATTGCGGCAGTCCACGCGGTCGGGATCGGCACCGTCATCGGAGCGTTGTCCGTTCCATCGTCGGTCGGACACCTGATCGTCTCCGGGCTCACGTGGGCGACGCTGCTGGGGGCCGGTTCGACGACAGCGTTTCTTGGGTTCCGTGAGTACGGTTCCCCGGCTAGCGTCGAGCGGACTGACGAGGCGGTGCTCGACGGAGACTCGATCCAGTGACTGAGTGAGTCAGTCGCCGTACCGAGACACTGCAGGCAGTATGTGTGATAATCGAGAGACCGGAGCCGAGACGCCAGAGACGGCGGTCAGTTATCGTCCTCGCGCCACTTGTACTCGCAGTCGGTGCAGATGAAAAAGCGCGTCTCGGACTCGTCTGCCGACCGAATCTGCTGGAGGTACCAGTAGGCGCGATCGTTTCCACACTCGGGACACCGAGTGTCGGTCTCCGGGAGTGAGGTCTCCTCGGAGGACTCGATGACCTCGGTGGCCTCCTGGTCTTCGGTCAACGTATACTGGGAGGCGTCGCCGCGCGGTTTCGTGGCGTCGCAGCTCCCACAGACCCACAGTCCGTCATCGGTTTTCATCATCGAGCCGCAGTCGTCGCAAAACTCCATGTGTCCGGGGTAGGCGCGCCGAGGGACTTAAGCGACCCGTTTATGCCTTCGGAAGGAAGCGCATCGAGAGAGGAAAACAGCTTATGCGTCGGCGAGGTCGGCGATCTCGGCTTCGGACAGCGGCCGATCGTAGACGCGGACGTCGGCGATCTGGCCCGGCAGCCAGTCACGCCAGCCGCCCTCCTCGTCCGGATTGCCACCGATGCCCAGTGGCTGTTCGCTCTCTTCGAACTCGTCGCCAGCCTCAACGGAGGCTTCCAGTTCGCCGTTGAGGTAGATCTCCGAGACCCCCTCGGAGGGTGCCTGCCGGTAGACCATGTGGCGCCATTCGCCGTCGTTCAGCGAGTCCTCGCCCCACGGACCTTCGTCCCACTCGTTGCCGTCGTAGGCGTCCATCCGGGCGGTCTGATTCTCGCCTTCTAGCCCACACCACATCGCCCCCTCCTTGGCGACGATGCAGTGCCACTCATCTGCCTCCTCAGAGACCTGTACCCACGCCGAGACGGTGAACTCCTCGAGATCGAGCGCGTTCTCGTCTTCGACGCGAATCAGTTGTTCGTCGTCTTCGTCGCCGCTAAACGCCGCTGCAACCTGGCCGGCCGGACTCTCGAGGCCGGTCTCGACGTCGCCGAAGATCTCGCCGTCGAGACCGTTCCCGCTTTGGTCGACGACCGTCCCGTCCTCGACGCTCTCCTCGTCGAACGTCCAGTGGCCGGCGAGTCCGTCGATCTCGTGGGAGACGTCGACACCCCACGTCTCGCCGAGCTGGTTTTCGAGTTCCTCGCGCTGGTCGGTTGGGAGTTCCCAGTCGTAGACCACCGCCTCGCCGATATCGCCGTGGAAGTACGGCGGAGCGTGGCCGTCGTTCGTGTCCTGGCCGATGCTGAACTGGTCGGACGGCGCGACCGGCGGGTTTGCCTCGACCTGATCTTCCAGCGTCAGTAGCTGCCCGTCGAGCCGGAGTTCGGGCTGGTCGGGGGCGTCCTCTGAGATGGTGAGCGTCGCAACGTGGAACTGATCCTCTTCAACCGCCGTATCCGACCAGTACCAGTTGACGCCGCCGTACAGGACGTGGAGGTAGCCCTCCGAATCGGGGCCGCTGCCGCCTTCGTTGTTGACAAAGATACCGTAGCCGTCGCCGTTGTCGTCGCTGCCGTTGTAGAGGAGAGTCTGGCGTTCGGCGGTGACGTCGTGGGTGTTGAACGCGACGGCCATCGTCACGCCCGCCGTCGACTCCGTCGGCACACCCTCGGAGTTGATGTACTCGCCCTCGCCGAAGTCGGTGTTGCCCTCGAATCGGACAGTGGCGTTGCCGTCTGCCCCATCGGCGTGGTAAGTGGGCTGGGCATCCTCGTCGTCCTGGGTCAGATCGAGGCCCTCGCCGGTGGCGTCGGCCCAGGCGGCGAGCGCGTCGCCGTCGTCGACGTCGAGCGCGTTCGCATCGTAGTGTCCGGCGACGCCGGACTCGAGGCCCGCCTCCCGGATCTCGATGCCGGCGATGTTGGTCCCCTGCCCTTCGACGCGAACCAGAAGCTCGTTGGCGTCGACGGCGGTCGTCGTCGTGTAGGTGATTGCGGTGTCGGGTCCGTACTCGGCGTAGGGATCGAGTCCCTCGACGATCGCCTCGCCGTTGACCAGCACGGTCAGATCCCGAGCGCCCTCCTCGTTGTCCCAGACCTCGGAAATGTGTGCCGTCACTTCGTAGACACCGTTTTCGATGGTGAAGTGGTAGTCTAACTCCGCTTCCCAGTGCTCCGTCCAGTAGAGTTCGTCGTGGTCGGTTCCCTCGATGTCGGGAGACGTGTCGTAGCCGCTGTCGGCAGTGAGCGGCCGGTTCTCGTCCATCGCGGCGTCAGAGGAGTTTGGACTCGGATCGATTGTGAGTGAATCGGGCCAGTACTGGTCGTCCGCGTCGAGTTCGGCGGATTGCTCCGCGCTGGGGGCGAACTCGAGGCCGTCGATCTCGACTGCGTCTTCGGTGTGGACACCACCACAGTCGAGTCCGAACGGGGCGGACATGGGTTCGGTGACGGTCACGTCCAGGGTGAGGGTCACGTCGGCCTCCTCGTCGAACACCGCGTAGCTGCCCTCGATCGTGAGTTCGTACTCGCCGTCGGCATCGTCGGACGTCGAAATCTCCCACTGGGCGTCCTGCTCGGCTCCACCCTCGAGCCCGTCGAGGGCGGTCCCGGACTCGTCTACAACCTCCCAGCCGTCCGGCAGCTCGATCTCGAACTGTCCGGAGTCGATCGCGACCGAATAGGGGTTTTCGATCGTCCCCGAGACGGTGTTCTCACCCGGGACGAACGTCAGTTCGTCGGTCTCGAACGAGAGCAACTGATCGGGATCGTCGTCGAGAACCGTCTCGACGGTCACCGTCTCTCCGGCGGCGTCGTCCTCGGTGGTGACCTCGTAGTCGTAGTCGCCCGGTTCGAAGTCCGCGGTGTCGATCGACGCGAACGAGACGGTCTCGTCGCTGCCGGCCGAGAGGGTGAGTTCGTCGCTGTCGTGTTCCTCGCCGTCGAACGTCAGCGCAACCGTCTGCGTCCCCTCTTGTTCGCCCGTGTTTTCGATCGCCGCGTTGACGTCGACAGACTCTCCCCGTGTAAGACTGGTCTGTCCCGGCGTCAGAGCGGTGATCTCGAACGCGGCGGGGTCTTCCTCGCCGTTCTCGTCGTCGTCACCGTTCCCGTCGTCGGCTGGTTCATCGTCGCCGTTCTCATCGTCGTCGCCGAGACAGCCGGCGAGTCCGGCGAAACCGGCGCCGCCGACGGCCTGTAGGACCCGACGTCGGTCGGCGCGGTGTGAACGATCCGTGCTTCGCTCTGATTCGTTTGCCATACCGATGGGTCTCAACAACGGTAAAAATCACTTTTCATTATGTATGTAACAGAATACACAAGCTGGTGGTCCCACACGTCGAAAATCCAACATATATAAAATATTCTCTAACTTTGATACTATGGCCCTGGTGCTCCCAATAGTGGGCTACGGTGGATATCGTCTCGAGCCGGCCACCAACACCGTGGTCCTACTCGTTTCGGGCAATCGTCAGATATCCCGTGTGGCCCACGGGCGCCGTCGACGGCCTAGAGCCGCGATCGTCGAAGTCCATCTCGCGCTGGATCGTCTCACGCGTCCGAATCTCAGAGAGGCCGACCTCCCGGGCGGTCCGGGCGACCTCGCGAGTCGACTCGACGAACGGGCTGTAGACAGCGAGGAACCCGCCCGCTACCAGCAGGTCGGGAGCGTCGGCGACGACCGTCGCCGCGTCGCCGGTGTCGAGGGTGAGGACGTCGAACGCCTCCTCTTCGGTGACCGAATCAAGTTCGTCGGTCAGGTCCCCCGTCCGAACGTCGACGTCGTCGGTGACGCCGGCCAGCGCCATGTTCTCCCGGGCGACGTCGGCGAACTCGGGATCACGTTCGTAGGTGACGACTGTCGCGCCCGCGCGGGCCATCGACGCCGCGAGGACGCCGGTTCCGGTGCCCGTGTCGAGCACGCGGTCGCCGACCGAGACGCCGGTCTCGCCGATCACCAGGCCGACGTCTCGGGGGACCATCGGCGCGCCGGTCCGCTCGAAGTGATGAAAGAGGTCCGGACCGCGAAGTCGTCGGACGCGAAAGGCGTTCTCCAGGTGTGTCTCGATCGTCTGGCCGGGTTCGACGTCCTCGGGGACCTCGAGGACGCCCAGATCGGTACCGAGCTCCTCGCCCGGGGCAACGAGGTACTCACGGTCGTCGCGAACGAGCAAGACGGGAACTGAGTCGCCCGTCACTCGAGTTGTGCGACTGCTGCGGCGAGGTCGCCGTCGTTCTCCTCTAGGGCCGCGCGAGCGTCGTCCTCACTCGCGCCGGTACGGGTCGCGACGAGTTCGACGTCGCCTTCGTCAACGCCGCCAGCAGCACCGTCGTCCGACGCGCTGTCGGCTGCGGAGCCGGCAGTACCAGCCTCGCGCTCCTCGGGCGAGCCGATGACCTGGTAGGTCTCCTGGCCACGGGCGTCCATCTTCGTGACCTCGGGGTCGGTAAAGACGAGGTCGTGCTCGCCGGTTCGGATAATGACCTCCTCGGCGTCGATGTCGTCGACGTCGATTCCCATCTGCTTCATCATCTGTTCCATCTTGCGCGGGTTGAGTCCGCCGCCACCTCCAAACATAGTCGAGACGTTACCACGCGCGGCAAAAAGGCTACCGCAACGGTACGACGCGACGGCGGGGTCGTCGATGTGGCGCAGTTCTCAGATCGGGTCGGTCCGCCCCTGAAGATCGCCCTGATAGACCACGCCGCGCTCGGCGTCGATCGTGACGACCGTCCCCGACTCGAGGTCGGTGAGGTCGGCCCCCGAAACCATCGGGATATCCAGTTCGCGTGCGACCAGCGCCGGATAGCTCGTCATACCGCGGCGTGCGTCGATGATACCGTTGATCCGGTCGACGTCGCCGTCGAACTCCGCGTCGAACTCGGAGCCGAGGACTAACACACTGCCAGCCGGTACCTCAGAGAGGTCTCCGTCCGTCACGTGGACGATCGGTCCCGAGGCCCGGCCTTCGACGACCACCCGTCCCGCCGCGATCGCATCGGCGGCGACGTGGACTTTCATCATGTTCGTCGTGCTCGCCCCCTCGAGGTCGGTCATCATGCCACAGAGGACGACGACCGTATCGCCACTGTCCGTGACGCCTGCGTCCATGGCGGCCTGAACGGCGTTCTCGACGACGGCGTCGGCTCCCTGATCGGAGACGTTAGCGTACAGCGGGATCACGCCCCATGAGAGTGATAAGCGCCGCCTGACCTCGTGACTCGGCGTCGAGGCGACGACCGGCACCGGCGGCCGGTATTTCGCCGTTTTGAGGGCAGTGTAGCCCGATTCCGTCGCTGCGACAACGGCATCGGCGCCGATGTCGCGGGCCATAAAGCGCGCCGAGCGCGCCAGCGCGTCGGTGCGGGCCTCACCAGCCGCAGGGACGCGCTGTTCGACCATCTCCGCGTACTCCCGAGAGTTCTCGACCTGCCGGACGATGCGATCCATCGTCTCGACAACCTCGACGGGGTAGTCCCCGACCGCAGTCTCGGCCGAGAGCATCACCGCATCCGTTCCGTCGATGACGGCGTTAGCGACGTCAGAGGCCTCC from Halobacteria archaeon AArc-dxtr1 harbors:
- the nikR gene encoding nickel-responsive transcriptional regulator NikR, translating into MAVVSVSMPDELLERLDQFAEDHGYTGRSEVVREASRNLLGEFEDTRLEERELMGIVTVLFDYETTAVEEQMMHLRHEHEDLVASNFHSHVGDHYCMELFVLEGELEDISTFVGKIRATKDVLSVDYSVMPVDDFNPLG
- a CDS encoding transcription factor S is translated as MEFCDDCGSMMKTDDGLWVCGSCDATKPRGDASQYTLTEDQEATEVIESSEETSLPETDTRCPECGNDRAYWYLQQIRSADESETRFFICTDCEYKWREDDN
- a CDS encoding malectin domain-containing carbohydrate-binding protein — translated: MANESERSTDRSHRADRRRVLQAVGGAGFAGLAGCLGDDDENGDDEPADDGNGDDDENGEEDPAAFEITALTPGQTSLTRGESVDVNAAIENTGEQEGTQTVALTFDGEEHDSDELTLSAGSDETVSFASIDTADFEPGDYDYEVTTEDDAAGETVTVETVLDDDPDQLLSFETDELTFVPGENTVSGTIENPYSVAIDSGQFEIELPDGWEVVDESGTALDGLEGGAEQDAQWEISTSDDADGEYELTIEGSYAVFDEEADVTLTLDVTVTEPMSAPFGLDCGGVHTEDAVEIDGLEFAPSAEQSAELDADDQYWPDSLTIDPSPNSSDAAMDENRPLTADSGYDTSPDIEGTDHDELYWTEHWEAELDYHFTIENGVYEVTAHISEVWDNEEGARDLTVLVNGEAIVEGLDPYAEYGPDTAITYTTTTAVDANELLVRVEGQGTNIAGIEIREAGLESGVAGHYDANALDVDDGDALAAWADATGEGLDLTQDDEDAQPTYHADGADGNATVRFEGNTDFGEGEYINSEGVPTESTAGVTMAVAFNTHDVTAERQTLLYNGSDDNGDGYGIFVNNEGGSGPDSEGYLHVLYGGVNWYWSDTAVEEDQFHVATLTISEDAPDQPELRLDGQLLTLEDQVEANPPVAPSDQFSIGQDTNDGHAPPYFHGDIGEAVVYDWELPTDQREELENQLGETWGVDVSHEIDGLAGHWTFDEESVEDGTVVDQSGNGLDGEIFGDVETGLESPAGQVAAAFSGDEDDEQLIRVEDENALDLEEFTVSAWVQVSEEADEWHCIVAKEGAMWCGLEGENQTARMDAYDGNEWDEGPWGEDSLNDGEWRHMVYRQAPSEGVSEIYLNGELEASVEAGDEFEESEQPLGIGGNPDEEGGWRDWLPGQIADVRVYDRPLSEAEIADLADA
- a CDS encoding methyltransferase domain-containing protein: MTGDSVPVLLVRDDREYLVAPGEELGTDLGVLEVPEDVEPGQTIETHLENAFRVRRLRGPDLFHHFERTGAPMVPRDVGLVIGETGVSVGDRVLDTGTGTGVLAASMARAGATVVTYERDPEFADVARENMALAGVTDDVDVRTGDLTDELDSVTEEEAFDVLTLDTGDAATVVADAPDLLVAGGFLAVYSPFVESTREVARTAREVGLSEIRTRETIQREMDFDDRGSRPSTAPVGHTGYLTIARNE
- a CDS encoding nascent polypeptide-associated complex protein — protein: MFGGGGGLNPRKMEQMMKQMGIDVDDIDAEEVIIRTGEHDLVFTDPEVTKMDARGQETYQVIGSPEEREAGTAGSAADSASDDGAAGGVDEGDVELVATRTGASEDDARAALEENDGDLAAAVAQLE
- the pyk gene encoding pyruvate kinase encodes the protein MRNAKIVCTLGPATSSRETITRLAEAGMSVARLNASHGDRAGRAELMDRVRRVDETHDRPVGVMLDMKGPEIRTAPLPDGETVTLEEGSTVRLVEGAEATPTEVGLSLTIDAVSPGDRILLDDGLIETTVLECDEDGVDVRVEAGGELGGRKGVNVPGVDLGLDMVTGKDRADLELAAEKGVDFVAASFVRDAEDVYEVSEVLEEFGAEIPIIAKIERVGAVENLDEIIDAAYGVMVARGDLGVECPMEDVPMIQKRIIRECREAGTPVITATEMLDSMVHARRPTRAEASDVANAVIDGTDAVMLSAETAVGDYPVEVVETMDRIVRQVENSREYAEMVEQRVPAAGEARTDALARSARFMARDIGADAVVAATESGYTALKTAKYRPPVPVVASTPSHEVRRRLSLSWGVIPLYANVSDQGADAVVENAVQAAMDAGVTDSGDTVVVLCGMMTDLEGASTTNMMKVHVAADAIAAGRVVVEGRASGPIVHVTDGDLSEVPAGSVLVLGSEFDAEFDGDVDRINGIIDARRGMTSYPALVARELDIPMVSGADLTDLESGTVVTIDAERGVVYQGDLQGRTDPI